The window TCCACTCTCAGATAGCGCGTTTAATCGCTTGGTTCCCAGTTGTGGAAGGTCGATTAATTTCAAAATAAATATACTGATATATATTAGTATACTAGTTATTCAGGTCGTTCAGAGTAAATTTATGTCGTTTGAGATGGAAATAGGATACAAAACAGAAAAACATAAAGAAAATCAATAAAATTGTTTGCATAGATAGTACTAAATTCCTTATCATTGGCAACTCTTGTTCGACCTGAAAAATCAATTAAGCGTATTTAATCGTGCCTACAATACAACAACTTATTCGCAAAGGCAGAAAAAGCAAGTCGAGTAAAACTACGGCCCCTGCTTTGGAAGGCTGTCCGCAAAAACGCGGAGTTTGCGTACGAGTTTATACCACTACGCCCAAAAAGCCGAATTCGGCTTTGCGTAAGGTTGCTCGTGTGCGTTTAACTAATGGCTATGAAGTAACGGCTTATATTCCTGGTGAAGGTCACAACCTTCAGGAACACAGCATTGTGCTGGTTCGCGGAGGTCGTGTTAAGGATCTCCCCGGAGTACGTTATCATATTGTTCGTGGAACGCTCGACACTGCCGGTGTTGAAGACCGGAAGCAGGGTCGCAGTCTCTACGGTACAAAGAAGCCTAATTAGAATTGTTGAGTAGGAATTAAACGTAAAGAGATATGAGAAGAAAGACAGCAGATAAGCGTGAAGTTCAGCCGGATCCGGTTTTTGGTGATAAGCTGGTTACGCGCTTCGTAAACAACCTGATGCGCGACGGTAAGAAAAATGTCGCACGTAAAATTTTGTATCAGGCTTTTGAAATTATTGAAGAAGATACTGGCAATGAGGGCATGGAAGTATTTAAGGAGGCCCTCAGTAATGTTTCGCCGGTAGTTGAAGTTCGTTCCCGCCGTGTTGGCGGATCAACCTACCAAGTGCCCGTCGAGGTTCGCCCCGATCGCGGTACTGCCTTAGGTATTCGTTGGTTGATTAATGCATGTCAAACTCGAAATGATAAGTCAATGGCTCGGCGTTTATCTCGCGAGCTGTTGGATGCCGCCAATAACGAAGGTGGTGCAGTGCGAAAGAAGGATGAGGTTCATCGCATGGCAGAAGCAAATAAAGCATTTGCTCACTTTAGATTCTAAATGATTTACCGATATAATTTATAATAATGGCTGAGACTAAGACACAAACTGACCCTGAAATTATAGACCGCATCAAGCGTACACGCAATATTGGTATTGCTGCGCATGTTGATGCTGGTAAGACAACGATGACGGAGCGCATCCTTTATTATACAGGGATTACTCACCGTATTGGTGAAACTCATGACGGCGCTTCCCAGATGGATTGGATGGACCAAGAGAAGGAGCGAGGTATTACAATAACTTCTGCTGCTACTCACTGCATTTGGAAAGATCATCGCATTAATATTATTGATACGCCGGGTCACGTTGACTTTACTGTAGAGGTAGAGCGTTCACTACGTGTACTTGACGGTGTTATTGGGGTTTTTGATTCTGTAGGAGCTGTTCAGCCTCAGTCCGAGACTGTTTGGAGGCAAGCAAATAAATAT is drawn from Fodinibius salinus and contains these coding sequences:
- the rpsL gene encoding 30S ribosomal protein S12, with translation MPTIQQLIRKGRKSKSSKTTAPALEGCPQKRGVCVRVYTTTPKKPNSALRKVARVRLTNGYEVTAYIPGEGHNLQEHSIVLVRGGRVKDLPGVRYHIVRGTLDTAGVEDRKQGRSLYGTKKPN
- the rpsG gene encoding 30S ribosomal protein S7, encoding MRRKTADKREVQPDPVFGDKLVTRFVNNLMRDGKKNVARKILYQAFEIIEEDTGNEGMEVFKEALSNVSPVVEVRSRRVGGSTYQVPVEVRPDRGTALGIRWLINACQTRNDKSMARRLSRELLDAANNEGGAVRKKDEVHRMAEANKAFAHFRF